Genomic DNA from Zonotrichia albicollis isolate bZonAlb1 chromosome 12, bZonAlb1.hap1, whole genome shotgun sequence:
AGTCCCTGGTGTCCATCATGTGCTTGTTCCACTTGGTGAAGTGGTTTGAAATGCCTTCCAGCAGCGCGTGGACCTTGGTGGTGATGGTGAGCTGCGTGATGATCACAGCCACCGGGTTGGAGTACTTGGAAAGCTTGCGGGTGCTGGACAGCTCCACCACCTCCTCAAAGGTATCCACAGGATACAGCGGCTTGGGGTCATTGAGACACTGGATCAAGGGCTCAATCTGATAGAAGTCTGCTTCCTTCCGGAGCAGGTCAAACTCCTTGAAGTCCAGTGGCAAAGTGAGCTCTGAGGTCCTTAAAAAGTTAAGAACATAACGGAAAAGTGGTCCATCTCTGTCAATAAAGTAATTGCCCTGAGAGTCCCTGGCAGTGGGGAAGTCTCCCCTGAACATGGCCCCGAGCATTGAGTCAGGATATCTCGTTAGAGTTGTGAGGGAGGTCGTGTACATGTGTCCACCCACATTTAGCGTGACTGGATCAGTCATCTAGAAAGAGAGAAATTGCAGAGTTTATCAAGCCCCAACAAGAAGATTCGATCACCTTGCTGACACACAGAGCAAATACTGCTGGAAAACTGGGAGAATCACACTTCTCCTGTTCAGTGCCTCTAAGGGCTGCTCAAACCTGAACAAATCCAAGGCACCTAGCAACAAGGCACAACTGGCAACTCGACAGGATGATACTTAGCATGCAGAATGCACATTTCCACAATGCTTTAGAAATTTTAACAACTGAGCTACTGTTGCAGGATCAAGTTTAGCATTCAGGCAGCAAGTTTTTTCCTATTCTACAGATGGGGAAATGAGAACAGAGAAATTTCCTGAAGAACAAGTTAGTCAGaatgaggcccagcaatgttcCTTACTTTCACAAGCTGTCTCTCATTctagaacaaaaccaaaaaaaaaaaaggaaagaaaaaaatcagccaaACAAACGTTAAGCCTCTTTTTATCCCTCAAAAGAGGAAGACAATGCAGGTTTAAACATAGGACCAAGAGCTCACTATCAAAATAATCCACACTTTGACTCAGAGGCTTCATTAAacaggcaaggagaaaaaaaactttCAGCTTTTAActccaaaaagaaatatttattaacaAATTAGCATGCTGCATAGAAGTGGAGAGCAGAGCACAAACCAGTCTGCATCAGATTCCAGATAGCACATGAGGAAGCAAGAGAGAAAGGAACATAAATCCCATCTGGCCATCAACTCTAACAACCAGGACTGCAGCCAGCCAGAGAAAAGAGACATATGCATGGCAGCAGAATGAGAAGGGGAGGAAAATAAGATGTGCTTGTCTAGTTTGAGACAAGGTTTACAAGGAAAAATGCTTTTCTCGATAAATAAAATGACAGACATCCTTAAAATAATAAGCAAAAAGCATAAACTATTTTCAGCTTTTGTGTTAGGAAAATTATAACAGTGAGCTCAAGGCATCAGTTCAGTCCTGGCTGATTGTGCCCAGCAAATGTGAACCTGGGCACTCCCCACAAAGTGCACAGGAGCTGTTCAGCACTCCAGGGAAGGTGTGTAAGCTGTTGTACAGCTGTTCTAACAGGCATCATTTCCCTTCTTTTGTGATTGAAGCTCTGGATCTATGAAGGCAGATCTGGAAGGACTGTGGCTGCAAGACCCTGGAAGCCCAGCGAGGTGCACAGTGCACACCTGCACTCACCATATATCCCCAGTCTCCATTATCCATCTGTTCACGTGCTTGAGCTGTGGGATTCCAAGTTTAACAGGAGGCTGCTGAAAGGATACACAATTCCTCTCCTCTTATCTCCCTGCAGGAaaaagcacacacaaacacagaacaAAACATGGCAGACCATCAGTACCTACAAGAACACCAAGGGGAATGCTTTCCAATCAAAGGCAGGCTCTCTGCCAGGAAAGCATTCAGCTACAAAGTCACATTAGCAGGAGAATCTGCAaaccctcctttccctccttctcCCATCACATTACCCACAGGACTGCCTCTGGAGCACACACAGCCACTCCACCAGTTGCCTGAACATCCCAGGTTTCTTGAATAACAAGCAATGTGCCTCTGAGGGCAATACATGTTCACAAGCAACCTTTCACCTGGGAAACTGTGAGTACTTTGAAAGACAGATGTCATTTTCCCAATTAAAAAAGTTTATTTAGCCACCTCTGAGGTCACACATGTGATCTGTTAATATTAGTCAACATTCCCATGCTCCAGTTTCAAACTgctcagaaaaataaatcaagcatGAAACACTTgaataaaaaaaccctcactGCAGAATTAATAATTCAGTAGTGGAGAACTGCAACTGATAGCAAGAACATTAATCTACAGACAAAGAGTATGAAAGGACTTCCCAGACACCTACTCTCAAAAGCAATCTCTGTAGGGACAAGCCAGAGGACATCTAACATGCTGTCAACACACTCCAACAAAAGCAATTTGAGAAGAGATTCATGCTGTGACTTCCCAGAAGATGCTGAACTGTTGACTTGCATAACAAGGAGACTGTCCACAGGAGCACAAGGCAAatccccagccaggctgtgcagcTCAGGAAGGTGGCCTGTCAACCTTGTCAAGCGatggaaggacagggaagccagTCATCAGCCAGCCTTTatcctgcccagagctgcctctcTGCTAGAACTGCTGAAAATTTAGGTCAGCCTGTTTTAAGTAGGGTACAGCTTCTcagctttgtttatttttacatCTTAAAAAGACCACACAGTTCCCAAGACTTCTGGTCCCATCCTCTTTACTAACAAACTTCAACACGCAGCCACCCAGCTAAAGGCAGCACAAAGATTTAGCCAAGCCAGCTGCAGAACTACTCATTGTTCACAGTTAATTCCCAACCAAATAAAGATACCTTGCCCTTCTCATGCCTAGGAAATGAGGTGGGCTTCACTCACCACAGAACAAGGCAGCACACCCCAcctctctgtgccctgctgccctgcccaaATCCACAGCCTGGGCAAAACAGTGCCAGCAGGTCCTGGGGAcccagcagcacaagcacagccccagctaCATCTCAGGTGGattaaagagtaaaaaaaacaaactcagTATATGAAAATAGTGAGGTCAGACAACAGAAGACTAAGGAATACTAAGATACAGAACAAGTCATACCAGGATCCTATTTTTACAAATTAGAGACAGAGTATGCCTCAAGAGAGGACATTAAAGCACATCCCCCAGCAGCAGATAAACCTGGAACACCAGCTCTTTTGCCAACAtctctaattatttttttaactgctcACAAATCAAGAACTCAGTTCTTTCAGggttttgctgtttgtttttttgtttcattttgttttgtttttttggggggattttgggtttggggttttgtttgtttgtttgcttgggggggttgtttggtttggttttggtttttgcagtttttttttttaattgtcacTCAAGTACAGTTTGTACACTTTGAGCAACAGACCAGACCTTTTAAATTCTAGCACCTGAAGGTGTTATTCTGCTCAAGTACAAGATGAGGATAACATGCAGAGGCATTAAAATCATATGAGACTGGTACAGATTTCTGATACCCACTTGAAAGTGAAGTGATGCAGCCAGACAAAAACCTCTCCAGTAATCATGACAGAAGAGATCTGCAGTCTTAATAAAATTAACTCAAATTAGACATCCAGAATATTTCAAAGGCAGAGATGTCCATCAGTTATTTTAACTAGGGAATATGATGCTATTTTGGTCAGCATGTAAGTCCAGTACAGATGAATCAAGACTTCatcagggaaagaaagagatgACACTGCAAGCCGGTGCAAAGGCATGATTTAATCTTTgatcacagcactgctgtgtaACACCAGAGTGAAAAATTTACAAGAGCAATTATCTGGAACAAACCTAACCCTAAACATAGAAGGGGCATGGAGAAATCTCTGTGACCTTTGTGTAAGGACCCAGAGCCACAAGGCACACACAGACCTCGCTGGCAAACCAGTGCTGCAGTGAGATGTGCCACACAAAAGGAGATACCAGGAGCCCATCCTAAAAAGCCTGAGAGTGATCCCAACTCTTCACTGCCTCCCTCATCAGCCTGGGAGCTCTGAATTTACAGACAACTTCACAGGTGAAAGTTTGGGTACCACCTGAGCTAAGGACTCACCAACCACACCACAGCAAGGCTGAGGATGGACACCCTTCATGACATGTGCCCTTTCAATGATGCTTTAAATCATCCTGAACGGGACACAGTGATCACCAGGGGGTGGGCAGACACTCCATCcacccccagcacaggcagcctccagccagctctgtccttgtgtcacacacCAATGGACTGCACGCAGGGACAAGCTTGCCAACACAGCCACTCCTGTCCAGACAGCAAATTACAGATGACACACAGCCATATCCCAAGGCAGCCTACATTTGATAACCACAGAAGAATATTTGAAGTGAAATTCAGTCAGACAAATTGCTGACACAGTTCAGCCAAACGGGATGTCCCTCTCTGGTGGGAGCAGAAGTGCAGGGACGGTGTCAGACCACAGTCCTGCTGTGGTGacactgctgtgcctgcagggaggggacacacagcagggacacggtcactggggctgctgccacagcccagcacagccacagctggaatGGCACAGTGAGAAGCAAGAAAAGCACTCAGGTCATCACTTTACACTCGACACACCAAACTGGATACCTGCATTTATAAAATGCTCGCTCTTATTTCATTTGTTATGACTCAGAGGATTACAGGGCTGTTtatcagcagcactgctgcaaccGGTAGTGCCACTAACTCCAGCAGGGCTTCTCCCAGAACACAGCTGCAAACCAGTTTGCAAGCTGAAATTCAAAGAAAGCATTTAAGAGTCAGATGAACGTCTGCACCTgtgaaaacacacacacagacagacacacagacacacacactcagGCCAGGGatgccagcagccctgccaggcatTCATCCACACTGCTGGCACTACAGGCTCCCGCCACTCCTGGAGAGAGCCCTGCAATGGTGCAACATGCAGTTACTCAAAGGAGGAGCAGAAATACACCAAGATGTTGTAAGTCAAGAGGCACAGACCACCTGATTTGCTCTGAATGTTCCTCACCTAGTTTTTCAAATAAGAATTAAGGGATTTACTCCTGGCAATAATCTTTCATGGGCAGTTTGGTATCAATATTACAGCACAGGCTGTTTAACCTCAAGAGTTACTTTTGATTCCTATGTTAATAGAGAGATGGAAGGAATTCTAAGCAATGGCaacttaaaaaatgaaaaaaaacaaggTAAGACTCTGACATACCCTTGGCATTTCAGCTACTCACCCCCTTTGTGAGCTCCCTGTCTCTCACACTTAGATCTCACAAGATGAGAAGGAACTCCATCCACCAGCACAGTTATGCTGTACAGGGACAACCTCTCTTTTTCCCAGGCAGTCAGAAAATTTGAAAGGCAAGTTCTTACTGTAAATTACTGGTGACTCACCTGAACTGAcaaacagagcagcactggtgctCACTGCTCTCCACCAAACTACAGTGAGCTGATGGTCTGCAGAGccccccctgagccccagctctgtgccacccCAACCAGGGGAGTGAGGAGGAGGAACCTTCTCAAAACAACCAGTTACCAAATCTTCTGGCAGATCAGCTTCACTAAAGAAAGCACCTACTGCCTTCTACACATGTCAAGTTTATCATGACTAATGCAGTTTATTAGAAGTTAACTTagcttttgcttttcttggGTTGTTCTATACTAATACTCAGTCTTTACCTCAGGCAGGACGGAAAAACGCTCATGCTAGCCACTCAACATTTTCACTCCTTTATGTTTAATTGCTTCATTATAAATTCCAAGCTCCTAAAGTTTCCATCCCTTCCCCAAGGAGCTCTATGACATCCTGTTTTAAGCCCTGATTCCAAACCTGTATTTCAATTGCTTCTTGTTGGAAGAGCCCACATCCCAGTACGACTTTGGTCCTCCTATAAGAGACCCAAAGGAGGACTCTCACATGCAGCCTGGTCCTGCGGAAACAACCCAGGGCACTGAGGCTTCCAGGACCTGTGATAATAATTGGGGTTTATCCATGTACTTTGTTTCTGTGATATTAACCAGTGCTTTTCCATTGAGGAAACT
This window encodes:
- the KCTD6 gene encoding BTB/POZ domain-containing protein KCTD6 — protein: MDNGDWGYMMTDPVTLNVGGHMYTTSLTTLTRYPDSMLGAMFRGDFPTARDSQGNYFIDRDGPLFRYVLNFLRTSELTLPLDFKEFDLLRKEADFYQIEPLIQCLNDPKPLYPVDTFEEVVELSSTRKLSKYSNPVAVIITQLTITTKVHALLEGISNHFTKWNKHMMDTRDCQVSFTFGPCDYHQEVSLRVHLMEYITKQGFTIRNTRVHHMSERANENTVEHNWTFCRLARKTDD